From Polaribacter butkevichii, a single genomic window includes:
- a CDS encoding DUF2723 domain-containing protein codes for MTSANFKKWNIILGWATFVIALITYTLTLEPTVSAWDCGEYISTSVKLEVGHPPGAPLFQMLGAFFAMFTSSLDQIAKMVNFMSALASAFTILFMFWTITNLAKKLALKTGEISEGKYIAILGSSIVGSLAYTFSDSFWFSAVEGEVYAMSSFLMALLFWLGLKWESEIHTARGNKWLILISFVVGLSFGVHILSLLVIPAIVMLYFFRTYKEINLKTTAIATIISVIALMFVFKFLFPFTLKFFSASELFFINSIGMPYNSGSIIAALILVALFYFGLNFTRKKNKIHANTLILSVLFIMIGFSSWMMLPIRANANTTINENNPSSARELLAYYDREQYGDANVFYDTYYSNAYERTQDANKPYKDDKPKYEKRNGKYEIVNNYKGVVPNWSDKHKGFIPRMVNSASEKMYKSIAGIPQKSKRRPTFAENIKFMMSYQFGYMYGRYFMWNFVGRQNDIQGNLDVFNGNWLSGINAIDEVRLGSQKDLPSQVLNNKGRNKYYFLPLILGIIGLLYQIKWDKKNFFTLFLFFAFTGFAIIFYTNPRPFEPRERDYAVVGSFYIFAIWIGFGVLALYEYLKNFANKKMVAIAVSLVSLLAVPTLMASQNWDDHDRSNRYTTHLNAQAYLESCDENAIMFTIGDNDTFPLWYMQEVEGIRTDVKLVNTSLFATDWYIDQMKRATYKAAPIPSQLKHDQYKYGTLDVAYSMDHPRFKDSVMTIKNFMRWIASDSDATYVETENGQKEKFYPTNKIRIPVNKQMVLKNGIVAQKDADKIVPYIDITIDDRALFKNRILMLDILANNNWERPIYFTGGANAAEEYLWLKDYLQLDGLAYKLVPIKTPMAKKSLFDMGRIDPEKMYTNIQKWNWRNINDGKIYLDEQTKRNSISLRNSLLRLSEAFGKKGDTVKALEILDLSLDKMPIKDFDHYSLSLGYPEAYYHLKDSKKARETSRVLIDLFKEKLLWLSTFSKEDTELIFDDIDTTLYMYRNIISQAEAGEVDKEYLDALQNEFIDIVKLFNHLIPDEE; via the coding sequence ATGACATCAGCAAATTTTAAAAAATGGAACATCATCTTAGGATGGGCTACATTTGTAATTGCTTTAATTACATATACCCTAACCTTAGAGCCAACTGTGAGTGCCTGGGATTGTGGAGAATACATTTCTACCTCAGTAAAATTAGAAGTTGGTCACCCACCAGGAGCACCTTTGTTTCAAATGTTGGGCGCATTTTTTGCAATGTTTACGTCTAGTTTAGATCAAATTGCTAAAATGGTAAACTTTATGTCTGCCTTGGCGAGTGCATTTACGATTTTGTTTATGTTTTGGACAATTACCAACCTAGCAAAAAAACTGGCTTTAAAAACAGGTGAAATTTCCGAAGGAAAATACATTGCCATTTTAGGAAGTTCTATTGTAGGCTCTTTAGCATATACGTTTTCAGATAGTTTTTGGTTTAGTGCCGTAGAGGGTGAAGTATATGCAATGTCATCATTTTTAATGGCTTTATTATTCTGGTTAGGTTTAAAATGGGAAAGCGAAATACATACTGCTAGAGGTAACAAATGGTTAATTCTAATTAGTTTTGTTGTTGGTTTATCATTTGGAGTACACATTCTATCATTATTGGTAATACCTGCCATTGTAATGCTATATTTCTTTAGAACATATAAAGAAATCAATTTAAAAACAACTGCAATTGCAACCATAATTTCTGTAATTGCGTTAATGTTTGTTTTTAAATTCTTATTCCCGTTTACCTTAAAATTCTTTAGTGCTTCTGAGTTGTTTTTTATCAATTCTATAGGAATGCCTTATAACTCTGGAAGTATTATAGCTGCCTTAATTTTAGTAGCATTGTTCTATTTCGGATTAAATTTTACACGCAAAAAAAACAAAATACACGCAAATACTTTAATACTTTCTGTATTGTTTATTATGATTGGTTTTTCTTCTTGGATGATGCTACCAATTAGAGCAAATGCAAATACTACTATTAACGAGAACAATCCTTCTAGTGCTCGTGAATTATTAGCCTATTATGATCGTGAACAATATGGTGATGCCAATGTTTTTTATGATACCTATTACTCTAATGCATACGAAAGAACACAAGATGCAAACAAGCCTTACAAAGACGATAAACCTAAGTATGAGAAAAGAAACGGTAAATACGAAATTGTAAACAACTACAAAGGCGTAGTACCAAATTGGTCTGATAAACACAAAGGTTTTATACCTAGAATGGTAAATTCTGCATCAGAAAAAATGTACAAATCTATTGCCGGAATTCCGCAAAAAAGTAAACGTAGACCCACATTTGCAGAAAACATTAAGTTTATGATGAGCTACCAATTTGGCTACATGTACGGACGCTATTTTATGTGGAACTTTGTAGGAAGACAAAATGATATTCAAGGAAACTTAGATGTCTTTAACGGAAATTGGCTTAGCGGAATTAATGCCATTGATGAAGTTCGATTAGGTTCTCAAAAAGACCTTCCATCACAAGTACTAAACAATAAAGGAAGAAACAAATATTACTTTTTACCTTTAATTTTAGGAATTATAGGATTGCTTTACCAAATTAAATGGGATAAAAAGAATTTCTTTACACTTTTCTTATTCTTTGCTTTTACGGGTTTTGCTATTATTTTTTACACAAATCCAAGGCCTTTTGAACCAAGAGAAAGAGATTATGCAGTTGTAGGAAGTTTTTACATTTTTGCCATCTGGATTGGTTTTGGCGTACTTGCTTTATATGAATATTTAAAGAATTTTGCGAATAAAAAAATGGTTGCCATTGCAGTTTCTTTAGTTTCTCTTTTAGCAGTACCAACCTTAATGGCTTCTCAAAACTGGGACGATCATGACAGATCTAATAGATACACAACACATTTAAATGCACAAGCTTATTTAGAAAGTTGTGATGAAAACGCAATAATGTTTACCATTGGAGATAATGATACTTTCCCACTATGGTATATGCAAGAAGTAGAAGGCATTAGAACAGATGTTAAACTGGTAAACACCTCTCTTTTTGCAACCGATTGGTATATAGATCAAATGAAACGAGCTACTTATAAAGCAGCTCCTATTCCATCGCAATTAAAACACGATCAATATAAATACGGAACTTTAGACGTTGCTTATTCAATGGATCATCCTCGTTTTAAAGATTCCGTAATGACCATTAAAAACTTTATGCGATGGATTGCTTCTGATAGTGATGCTACGTATGTTGAAACAGAAAACGGTCAGAAAGAAAAGTTTTATCCAACTAATAAAATTAGAATTCCTGTTAACAAACAAATGGTCTTAAAAAACGGAATAGTAGCTCAAAAGGATGCAGATAAAATTGTGCCTTATATTGATATTACTATTGATGATAGAGCCTTATTTAAAAATAGAATTTTAATGTTAGATATTCTTGCCAATAATAATTGGGAAAGACCTATTTACTTTACAGGCGGCGCAAATGCTGCCGAAGAATATCTTTGGTTAAAAGATTACTTACAATTAGATGGTTTGGCTTATAAATTAGTACCTATTAAAACACCAATGGCTAAAAAGAGTTTGTTTGACATGGGAAGAATCGACCCAGAGAAAATGTATACAAACATTCAGAAATGGAATTGGAGAAATATTAATGACGGTAAAATCTATTTAGACGAACAAACTAAAAGAAATTCTATTTCTTTACGTAATAGCTTACTGCGTTTATCTGAAGCTTTTGGTAAAAAAGGTGATACTGTAAAAGCATTAGAAATTTTAGATTTATCTCTAGATAAAATGCCAATTAAAGACTTTGATCACTATAGCTTATCTTTAGGGTATCCAGAAGCTTACTATCACTTAAAAGACTCTAAAAAAGCAAGAGAAACATCTAGAGTTTTAATTGATTTATTTAAAGAAAAACTACTTTGGCTAAGTACTTTCTCTAAAGAAGATACAGAACTTATTTTTGACGACATAGACACAACCTTGTACATGTACAGAAACATTATTAGTCAGGCTGAAGCCGGAGAGGTTGACAAAGAATATTTAGATGCTTTACAAAACGAATTTATAGACATTGTAAAGCTCTTTAATCACCTCATTCCTGATGAAGAATAA
- a CDS encoding ATP-binding protein, with translation MKSIFFYLLLCLSILTKAQTNIDTVTINKKLTKLQLETAIVPIDTTKNRIYKLLHQLNHIKNSFTKEERATKTGKAIKKIYTNTVLSLIENVFFNEGKIDSIKYYHSLLEKNNSDYYSLGRTMKYVGFLNNQKNDIANAVKNFNKSIDYFDKANAKIDELETILMLAAIYISYDLPSYVEETIAIFETRFNSYKKELTPEDYRLVEISFKTMKASWISAGGDCKKALSIIKSINLNGVNDINTLADYYEESMFVHLDCGNYDEALTCLKEAYDEKYNNFKEFEQFKNGHYLTIYLEKKDLEKAAYYVDLLKKDSTINENTDISINKSYSNFYKATGNYKLALQYKEKHHHILDSINSLKSKITNDLTIYKLKLNNEVVKLNAQNKSQEIINKRTKEYLIYVFIAIIYILLFTFYRISHIRNKKRYILNLELEKNKEIVALKNLYIQNLSHEIRTPITIIIGYLSLIRQNIFDSAKILDYTNKTLKSSEQLTASLNDFLTLLKLENKKIISSTESKNLGAFLKKIVYSFEGNVTLKRINLYYKTNIKATNKNLTYDYNSLTKIIHNLITNAVKYTHTGETIYVETLVNKNELLITIKDTGIGISEEEIPHIFSRFFQSKEHINSGGFGIGLSLVSELIKNLNGKIDVKSKKNKGTTFTVTLPLDKNNDLQVTENTSDYILINEKEDSEKEKNSKKRNLPKILIVDDNTDILIYLKELLSTEFNCFTCYNGKDGLTLAKAYQFNLVLSDLYMPIMQGFKFKEELNKLDNYKEIPFILMSASPPEETEALKLTLGIDDFIVKPFKAKEIQSRIYNLLENKIYRDKLQNINYDDIEMTSYNSEFVNKVRSIILENLNNSEFSVNDLAIACNYSTKQLGRILQAKTGLSTVKIILEIRLLKAYELILKNEYQTIKEVTFAIGLNSTDYFNKAFTKRFGIKPSELIK, from the coding sequence ATGAAATCGATATTTTTTTACTTACTTTTATGCTTATCTATACTTACAAAAGCGCAAACAAATATTGACACTGTAACTATAAATAAAAAACTAACTAAACTTCAGCTAGAAACTGCAATTGTACCTATTGACACTACAAAAAATAGAATTTACAAGCTTCTACATCAACTAAACCACATAAAAAACTCGTTTACAAAAGAAGAAAGAGCAACAAAGACAGGCAAAGCTATAAAAAAAATATACACCAACACCGTACTTAGTTTAATAGAAAATGTTTTTTTTAACGAAGGTAAAATAGATTCTATTAAATATTATCATTCTTTATTAGAAAAAAACAATAGTGATTACTACTCGTTAGGACGAACTATGAAATATGTAGGTTTTCTAAATAATCAAAAAAATGATATCGCTAATGCAGTAAAAAACTTTAATAAAAGTATTGATTACTTTGATAAAGCAAATGCTAAAATAGATGAATTAGAAACTATATTAATGCTAGCTGCAATCTATATTTCCTATGATTTACCGAGTTACGTAGAAGAAACCATTGCTATTTTTGAAACTCGCTTTAATAGTTACAAAAAAGAGCTTACCCCTGAAGATTATAGACTTGTAGAAATTTCATTTAAAACAATGAAAGCGTCTTGGATATCTGCAGGAGGTGATTGTAAAAAAGCGCTTTCTATTATAAAATCGATTAATTTAAATGGAGTTAATGATATAAATACGTTAGCAGATTATTACGAAGAAAGTATGTTTGTACATCTTGATTGCGGCAATTACGACGAAGCTCTAACTTGCTTAAAAGAAGCATATGATGAAAAATATAATAATTTTAAGGAATTTGAACAATTTAAAAACGGCCATTACTTAACTATTTACTTAGAAAAAAAAGACTTAGAAAAAGCTGCTTATTATGTAGATCTCCTAAAAAAAGATAGCACCATTAATGAGAACACAGATATCTCTATAAACAAATCATATTCTAACTTTTACAAAGCTACAGGCAACTATAAATTAGCGTTACAATACAAAGAAAAACATCATCACATATTAGATTCTATTAATTCATTAAAATCTAAAATTACAAACGATTTAACTATTTACAAACTAAAACTAAATAACGAAGTTGTAAAGCTAAATGCACAAAATAAGAGCCAAGAAATTATCAACAAAAGAACAAAAGAATACTTAATTTATGTTTTTATTGCAATAATTTACATCTTGCTATTTACTTTCTACAGAATCTCTCATATCAGAAATAAAAAGAGGTATATATTAAATTTAGAGTTAGAAAAAAATAAAGAAATAGTTGCCCTTAAAAACTTATACATACAAAATCTATCACACGAAATAAGAACACCAATTACTATTATTATTGGTTACTTAAGCTTGATTAGACAAAATATTTTTGATAGCGCTAAAATACTCGATTATACAAACAAAACACTTAAAAGTAGCGAACAATTAACCGCTTCTCTTAATGATTTTTTAACCTTATTAAAATTAGAAAACAAAAAAATAATATCGAGTACAGAATCTAAAAACTTAGGTGCTTTTCTAAAAAAAATAGTTTATTCTTTTGAAGGCAACGTAACTTTAAAACGTATAAATTTATATTACAAAACAAATATAAAAGCCACCAATAAGAATTTAACCTACGATTACAATAGTCTTACCAAAATTATACATAACCTAATTACCAATGCTGTAAAATACACACATACGGGCGAAACTATTTATGTAGAAACTTTAGTGAATAAAAACGAATTATTAATTACCATAAAAGATACTGGTATAGGAATCTCTGAAGAAGAAATTCCTCATATTTTTTCAAGATTCTTTCAATCTAAAGAACACATAAATTCTGGTGGCTTTGGTATTGGTCTTTCTTTAGTTTCTGAATTAATAAAAAATTTAAACGGAAAAATAGACGTAAAAAGTAAAAAAAATAAAGGCACTACATTTACAGTAACATTACCGCTTGATAAAAATAATGACCTACAGGTTACAGAAAACACCTCTGACTATATTTTAATTAACGAAAAAGAAGACTCTGAAAAAGAAAAAAATTCGAAAAAAAGAAATTTACCTAAAATTCTAATAGTAGACGACAATACAGATATTTTAATTTACTTAAAAGAATTACTTTCTACAGAGTTTAATTGTTTTACCTGTTACAATGGTAAGGATGGATTAACGTTAGCTAAGGCATATCAATTTAATTTAGTTTTATCTGATTTATACATGCCTATTATGCAAGGATTTAAATTTAAAGAAGAATTAAACAAATTAGACAATTATAAAGAAATTCCTTTTATATTGATGTCTGCATCACCACCAGAAGAAACAGAAGCTTTAAAACTTACTCTTGGTATTGATGACTTTATAGTAAAACCATTTAAAGCAAAAGAAATTCAATCTAGAATTTATAATCTCCTAGAAAATAAAATATACAGAGACAAATTGCAAAACATTAACTATGATGACATAGAAATGACTAGTTATAATTCTGAATTTGTTAATAAAGTAAGATCTATTATTTTAGAAAACTTAAACAACTCAGAGTTTTCTGTAAATGACTTAGCCATAGCCTGCAATTATAGCACAAAACAATTGGGAAGAATTTTACAAGCAAAAACAGGCTTATCTACTGTAAAAATTATCTTAGAAATACGTTTATTAAAAGCCTATGAATTAATTTTAAAAAATGAATACCAAACAATAAAAGAAGTTACGTTTGCTATTGGCTTAAATAGTACAGATTATTTTAATAAAGCTTTTACAAAAAGATTTGGCATAAAACCTAGCGAACTAATCAAATAA